A stretch of Triticum aestivum cultivar Chinese Spring chromosome 1D, IWGSC CS RefSeq v2.1, whole genome shotgun sequence DNA encodes these proteins:
- the LOC123180737 gene encoding tRNA pseudouridine synthase A 1 isoform X1 has translation MLGSAVVRLATPPRAAASAAAGNISLVDGSLRAVLHPGADDADSAAAGCSHKWRMVIAYDGTKFKGWQYQPSPPTIQCFLEKALIRITKLDRKELCLVGAGRTDTGVHARGQVAHFTTPFAYHCLDSFHSAINGLLPPDIRVREISAACPEFHARTSTKSKIYHYKIYNEAVMDPFHTNYAYHSAHKLNPHAMQEAANHFVGVHDFSSFANAVHNDRVRSPIKKISRFDVTKMDAIIQLEVEGTGFLYRQVRNMVALLIQVGREGLPPEIVPRIIAAKDRKELAKVALSAPPHGLYLMSVNYDKEILKPPVGSPPVSFGRTHQISRCKLLFY, from the exons ATGCTGGGTTCAGCCGTCGTCCGGCTCGCCaccccgcctcgcgccgccgcctccgctgctGCCGGAAACATCTCT CTCGTGGATGGCAGCCTCCGCGCTGTGCTGCACCCGGGGGCGGACGACGCAGATTCAGCGGCGGCGGGGTGCTCGCACAAGTGGCGGATGGTGATCGCCTACGACGGTACCAAGTTCAAAG GTTGGCAGTATCAACCATCACCTCCAACTATACAATGCTTTCTAGAGAAAGCACTGATACGCATCACGAAACTGGACCGGAAGGAGCTTTGTTTGGTTGGTGCAGGAAGGACAGATACAGGTGTTCATGCACGGGGTCAG GTGGCACATTTCACCACGCCGTTTGCCTACCATTGTCTCGACAGCTTTCATTCTGCAATCAATGGGCTTCTACCTCCTGATATCCGAGTTAGAGAAATTAGCGCAGCTTGTCCAGAATTCCATGCTCGCACATCCACAAAGAGCAAAATATATCATTACAAGATCTATAACGAAGCAGTTATGGACCCCTTCCATACTAATTATGCTTACCACAGTGCACATAAACTTAATCCACATGCTATGCAGGAGGCTGCAAATCATTTTGTTGGAGTACATGACTTCTCATCTTTCGCCAATGCAGTACATAATGATCGTGTGCGCAGTCCAATAAAGAAGATATCACGCTTTGATGTTACTAAAATG GATGCTATCATACAACTCGAGGTTGAAGGCACTGGCTTTTTGTACAGACAAGTGAGGAACATG GTAGCTTTGCTAATTCAAGTTGGAAGGGAGGGACTGCCTCCTGAAATCGTCCCGAGAATCATTGCGGCAAAGGACCGCAAAGAGCTTGCGAAGGTGGCCTTGTCAGCACCACCACATGGATTGTATCTCATGTCAGTTAACTATGACAAAGAAATCTTGAAGCCTCCTGTGGGTTCCCCTCCGGTGAGCTTTGGAAGGACTCATCAGATCAGTAGATGCAAACTTCTGTTTTACTAG
- the LOC123180737 gene encoding tRNA pseudouridine synthase A 1 isoform X2 has translation MHGVAHFTTPFAYHCLDSFHSAINGLLPPDIRVREISAACPEFHARTSTKSKIYHYKIYNEAVMDPFHTNYAYHSAHKLNPHAMQEAANHFVGVHDFSSFANAVHNDRVRSPIKKISRFDVTKMDAIIQLEVEGTGFLYRQVRNMVALLIQVGREGLPPEIVPRIIAAKDRKELAKVALSAPPHGLYLMSVNYDKEILKPPVGSPPVSFGRTHQISRCKLLFY, from the exons ATGCACGGG GTGGCACATTTCACCACGCCGTTTGCCTACCATTGTCTCGACAGCTTTCATTCTGCAATCAATGGGCTTCTACCTCCTGATATCCGAGTTAGAGAAATTAGCGCAGCTTGTCCAGAATTCCATGCTCGCACATCCACAAAGAGCAAAATATATCATTACAAGATCTATAACGAAGCAGTTATGGACCCCTTCCATACTAATTATGCTTACCACAGTGCACATAAACTTAATCCACATGCTATGCAGGAGGCTGCAAATCATTTTGTTGGAGTACATGACTTCTCATCTTTCGCCAATGCAGTACATAATGATCGTGTGCGCAGTCCAATAAAGAAGATATCACGCTTTGATGTTACTAAAATG GATGCTATCATACAACTCGAGGTTGAAGGCACTGGCTTTTTGTACAGACAAGTGAGGAACATG GTAGCTTTGCTAATTCAAGTTGGAAGGGAGGGACTGCCTCCTGAAATCGTCCCGAGAATCATTGCGGCAAAGGACCGCAAAGAGCTTGCGAAGGTGGCCTTGTCAGCACCACCACATGGATTGTATCTCATGTCAGTTAACTATGACAAAGAAATCTTGAAGCCTCCTGTGGGTTCCCCTCCGGTGAGCTTTGGAAGGACTCATCAGATCAGTAGATGCAAACTTCTGTTTTACTAG